In the Eptesicus fuscus isolate TK198812 chromosome 22, DD_ASM_mEF_20220401, whole genome shotgun sequence genome, aataaagtgacagAGCGGAATAGGGAAATAAATATAAGCAGCGAAGAGCTAGACCCCGCAGGGTCCCAAAGCCTCCTCgagatgttttaattaaaaaggagtgttttgaaaataataagcAGCTGGATGAACTCTTCTCTGCCTTTTGACGTGAGCAATTCAAACATCAGTGGTGACTCCTGAGTCAGTGGTTACTGTCCTTCTCAACAGCCCCAGCGGTCACTGGCTGGCAGAGGCTGGCAAAGAAGCTGGGAGCCACTGGGGAACAGATAGGACCTGCCCTGCGACAGCCCTGCAGCAGCAGGGGACCGCCTCCTCTCCTAAACCTCACCCCACAGCTGCCAAAAGACCTATGCCTGGCTCCTGAGAAACGCAAACCAAGCTACTTCCCTCTTTCTCAGAGGCAGCTTTCCCAGGGCAGCGAAGCCTTAGGGCTATTTCTCATGAAAGGAGGCCAGAGCTCTCACGCTACATCCACTTCCTAGCTCCAGAGCATCGGTGGATGTTCTAGAGCCTAGGCTGACCCTTGCAAGACCCGgcttgagagaaagggagaaggagaaagaaaaagaaaggctccCCCGGTCCACCTCCATCTGGGCCCCCTGCAGAGAGCATTTCTCTTGctgaccctcccttcccccctagTCAGACACTACAGTGACAATGACATGCATCACACTAGACAATCCAATGGGGAgatgagggagggggaaggaagcaggCAGGTAAGAACTGTGAGTAAAGCACACTTTGAAGAGACAAAGGTAAAGGGACAATGGGCTTCagtgtccccctccaccccacccccaatttacTAACATCAGTCACTTTAGACACCAGAGACTGACAAGAACCAACGTACTGGCCCTGCGTAGCCTCAGTCCCCGGTAAGCTAATCAGCCCAGGGGCGAtcatccctcttcctcctcctccagaccACCCAATGAGGACGTGTTCTGAAGCACCCAACTCGGCAACTTGCCCCAGGATGGGGAGAGGGTTCACACTGCAGGATAGCTAAGGTTGGTCTGCAACACACGGCCTCACGTTGGTGGTCGGGGGTGGGGATTGGAAGTTAAATGACTCCTTGGTGATTAGTGGCAAGGGCGGGAGGCCAGGACTGGAGGGAAACACACAGTTACACCACCGGAATGCTGACTTGGGTCTTCGGCTGGTCGGCCCCTTCTTGCATGTCCAGGGCACGGAGAGGGCTGAGGGGCTTGAGGGGCCGGCTCCCAACACTGTAATTTCTTGGACGCCTTATTGTATTCGAACTGGACAGAGGTGTAAAGCTGTTCCTTCTCATCCTTACAGGGGTTTGGTTCTTGGGAAAGTTGTTCTGATTAGAAACGGAGGGACACCACACAAATGAAAGCCAAGACAAAAAGCTCACTCGTGACGGTTAAATAATGCTTATAACCACAACAGCTCCCTCCGTCCTGCCCCTGAGGCAGTCTCCTGAGCCCTGGGTGTGGCCTGGTCCCCTAGCCCCAGGAAGCTAAAGGGTTGTAGAGGGAGACACTCCTTACGCATCAAACTCCCAAGCAGGAAAGAGGGACGCAGAAAGGAAGGGGCTTACTTAAGAGCAAACAGACTATCAGGACAGACCTAGGAACAAAACTGCACCTCTTCACCCCACCTTACAGGTTGGGTTCTGCTGGATCCTGCTTTCtaaagggggggaagggggaagggaggaggggaggagggcattgCACTTCACTTCAGCCAAACACTTTGCATTTTTAACTGGATTTCCAGGAGGTTCCAAGGTCAAAGACTCATGAAAGAGGTACTAATCTCTAAAAATAGTAATGCCAACATCTCTGCCTCTTGGAAGTGAGCAGACTCCCTAGGACGTGAGTTCTGGATCTGTTTTCCTTCTGTACATCAAAGCAACCCCAGTGTCTTGATGCCAAAGGTTCAAAGACTCAAGGTGGCAGGGCACCTGCATGCTCATCTGTGGGAAATACTTACAGCTGGCTTGTCACGGTGAGTGTTCACAGCCTCCACGTTGACCTTAATCGTTTCCACTTTGCACCCTGGGAACACggaggagagaaaagaggccTTTGGGGGACAAAGCTCTGAGAAAGATTCCTCTGCTTCCGTATGGGAAAGCACACCAGAAAAGAATGCCTATATTCCCCAATAcctacatacatttaaaaatagagcttTCCTGGCACACAGGGGTGATGAAGTTCTCTACACAAACTTCAGAGAAACCCTGACCTTCCTCAATCCCCACCTTCTGCCCAGCTCCTAAATGCATAGTTACCGTAGGCCACAGGAGTAAGTCTGAAGATGGTATGGAGAGGGCACCTCAAGTATGGTAGCTCATCTGAAAGCAGAAAGACCAGGCGAGGAAGACTCTTAGTATGGAGTAAGGCCAAGCTAGTGGCAGAAAGAGACTAAGGAGCTCATGAGTTCTCTTTACCTTGACCTGGAGTTAGACAACTCCTCCCTTAACCTTGACCTAGAGTTATACAGCTCCGCCCCTAAACCCCAGACAGTTATCAAGGCAGCCACCAAAAAAGCCACCCAAGCAACTGCGTggctaaggaaggaaggaaggaagtccaTTTTAGATCCCTCCATGCAGACAAAACAGGAGTAAGTGCTGCAGCCAGGACCCATGGAAGGAAAGAGTGTGGCCGGTCAGGTAGGTCGGGAAGGGCCGTGTCAGAGAAGGCAGCAGCACTTCCTTCCAGCTACACCCAGAAACTGTCCTACATCTAAGGATGAAGATGCTTCTAGGCTACCACCCTCCTAGTAGCCAAAGTAGCAAGCTGGCAATGTTCAACTGCTTTTCTGATGCTGCCAGAAGGGTTAGCTCGAGGCTGCCCTCTAGCCAAGCAGGACTGAGCAGCCCCgacagcagcccctcccctgggggcTTTTGGAGCAGCAATCAATTCAGCAAATAGCTGGCTCGGTGGCTGCTGGGCGCCCCACACTGGTGCCTGAAGAATGTACTCCAATTTgagtgaaagagggaggaggTCCAGTTGCCAGGGATCCTGGTGCCACCCCCGAGTCCAGTctccccccagcccttccctcaaTGGCACCTGCGCCCTTATCCAAGAAGTAGGCCAGGAGGCAGCGCATGACAGCCTGGTGGGAGATGACGAGGACATTGCCCTGGCGCTCCAGCTCCATGATGACAGGCTCCAGCCGCTGCACCAGGTCCTGGTACGACTGTGGGGGGAAGTGGGCAGGCTGCTAGGAGGCCGGGCGCAAGCTGGcagccgaggcagaggctgtgtCCCGAGTAAAGAGGCCACCGctccttcctccccagctggctttCCTCCTAGAGCTGCAGCGACTGCATGTCGCCTGCTAACTCCCCGGCCTTGGAAGCTCCTAAGAATATTCAGACCTTTCAAGGGCAACATTCAGCCTGAGGAAACTACAGGTCAAGAAGAGAAAATCTGCATTCGGCAcgtgggtttttttcttccccagatTAACGGGCAGAGCATAAGGCAACAAAGGGCTCCCGGAGGCCTCCTGGGCCTCGGTCATACGTTGACTTACCTTCATCTCACACATCCCTAGACTGTGAAGCCACTTAGACCAGGAAACAGCCCAAAACACTGAAGATGTTAGGGATTTCATTCACAGCCCATCTATCTACTTGGTGCCCATATCTGGGCGTGGGGTGTAGTGAGTGGAATGAAAAATATAGTGAAAAAGATCGAGTTGATTCTACAACATACTCAACACAGTTTGTCTTGCTACTCtttcccctagagcagtggtcggcaaactgcggctcgtgagccacatgcggctcttgggccccttgagtttttagcgaaggccagcttaggagtaccctaattaagttagtaacaatgtacctacctatatagtttaagtttaaaaaatttggctctcaaaagaaatttcaatcgtcgtactgttgatacttggctctgttgactaatgagtttgccgaccactgccctagagatcTTAACAAATGAATGAGGCATTTGACTGCCTAAGCTGAATTAAAAACAGTAGGACCCAAAGACAGGAGGATAAACTAAGTTCTGCCTTAAGTACCCTTTCTAGATCCCCCCCCAAATCACATTCCATCCTTCCTCCAAATTAACACTAAACTCCCAGCATAGGGCGGGGCAGTGGCGCCACATGAGGGGATCTCACCTCCCCGCTAGGATAGCGATACAGATATTTCTCTTGATCTCGAAGTGCGAACTCCTCTGGGTATTGCTTCTCAATCTCGGCATAGGTCATCTCCTCGCACACGCCCTGCAAGGAGCCACACTGGCTTACAGAGGTAGACTGgcccacacagccccacccaaCGAAGGCAGACGACCCTGAGGAACACTAGTTTcttactacgtgccaggcactgtgccggGTCCTTGCATGTCCTGCAACTGCCTGGCCAGGGTGTCTGGGACTGGCAGGGTGAGGGCCACTGCAGAGAGGAGGCGGCTTCTCTAGCGTAAGCTGCCACTTTCTCCTACTACTGTGGGGAATTTAAAGGTCAAGAAAAGTCAGTGGGCTAAAAGGAACaggaagcagggaaggagaggaagtggaaggaagaggaagaggaattcTTGCAGAAGGCATAAAAGGgtgcagaggaagaaaagaaaaagaaatgcctaCTTTTGTGCTCAAGGATAGAGAAAGCCAAGGAAACAAATggaaaggactttttttttagaatagcTGACCAAATGATCTAAgtagaaattaaagaaaagagcTGTTAGCTATTTCTTTTTCCCAGGAAGAAAATACACCGAGGTACCAAATGGAACTCCCAGGTGCCCCAAAATTGGTTGGCATGCCATTACTGGCACAGGTGTTCAAGCAGGCAGGAAGCCCTAATTAGGGGCAGAACTGCTCCCACTTCCTCCCCACATCAGCCAGGTTTAGCTTCTTCAGTGTCTCTACTTGGTGGTTCTAGAGGTTAGGTAAAACTGCCCAAATGGTGACGTCTGAGAGTTCCTGCCTGAATAAGAGACTCCCCGGGCCACCAGAGCCTCCAACTCACAGCATCAATCTCATTCAGAATCTTCCACTGCTCATAGGTCACCCCCAGCGATTCCGCAGTCTGGATAGTCCTCTTCAACTGGCTCGTCCACACCTTGAGGTCCGCTATCTTCTGTTCCTCCAGAAACTTCCTGAGAGCTTGGGCAAACTGGGGTTTGAAATAAAAGTTTCAAGAGAAGAAACACGGACACACGCATACACCTGCTCACGCAGCCTAGGAGGGCACTGTGCGTGCCCGCAGTCAACATCTGGAAGCTGCTCCGTGCAATAAACCCAAGAGGAAAACAGCTTCAGCTGAAACTCCCTGTGCTCTGCTAAGCACACAAGTTGTGCCCAATAACCGATGGCTGAACAGCCACAGCAGAAATGGTTCCAAGTCATCCGCACTTCAATACGGAACTAGAATCGGTGAACAAGAAAAGCCTGTAGCCCTTGCTTGACCATCTGAGACCTAAGCCTCAGTGGGGTTTAGGAAGAAGTAAGGGGATAAGAGAGATGACCTCCACCATGCTCTCTAATTCTAAGCCTAGGAAATCCAGCCTGCTGGCCAACTACTCACCTGTTTGCCCCGCACTGAGAGGCCAGAGTCACCCCCAATCTTCCCCAGGAGATTGAACTCGCTCTCCCCGTGCCGGCAAAGGTAAATGGTGCGGGGATAGACGTGGATATTCATGAGGTAGTAGACTATCTTGCTCTGGATGTAGTCCTGGACTCTGTTCACTAGAAACCGCTGGCCCACATTGATCACCTTGATGAAAGAAAGATCCCTGGgacagaagggggggggggagggaaatccCCTGAGTATAAAAATCTGAGGATAACAGTAGCAGGGGAAAGGATGTCATAGTTCCTCACAGACTCACAGCAGCTTTCCTCCTCCCGTTACAGCCCCACGCAGCTGAATGGTAAGAGCTGGATTACTCCCCAGAACCGAGACGAAGTAAAATCTCCCGAACGCCTGGCCAGTCCCTCAGTGCCTACACTGTGCCATGAATAAGTGTGACCAACACTTATGTGAGCTGGTACTAGAGTCAGACTCCCGTAAGGGGCTACACTAGATGACCTGAAGGTTTTGCTAACCTTGAATTTGGGTGAGAAGCACAACCCCCCCATCTGAGGGGTCGAGACCTGGCCAGAGTACAGCATCACCAGTggtgagggggaggcaggagaagcagAACCAGAGAAACCTCTGTGCGTTCCCGGCATCTACCTACATCAATCCTCTCTCAAAGGCACTTCCGTGGACAGTTCGCTCTGTGGCCATCATGGAGTTgcctcattataaaaataataatgcttattccaaaaaaaaattttttaaggtacactgatgcaaataaaaatcacccataaGCCTACCACCAGAGGTAACATctataagcacacacacacacacacacacttccagaaTGTTGTTCTATGTATAGGACTTTGGGGGTAACTAAAGAATATACTATTAAGCCGTATCTAGGGCGGTGGTTTGCAACCTCTTATAAAGAACACCTGCAAATACTAACATTCTGGGCAACCCCTTGAAGGAACGGAAAGACTCAAAAGCAGACACTGAAGTGATTCAACAGTGGCTATGCACACTTGTCTCATCtgctgggctgcagggctgtaTTCTTATTGGGATAGAACTGGAAACTGCATGCCTTTTCAAAGGCCACATTctcacatgtttctttttttttttaatttactggggtgacactggttaataaaattatatagatttcaggtttacaattctacaatacatcatctgtatattctattgtgtgtttGGCACTCCAAGTCCTCACGAGTTTCCATGC is a window encoding:
- the PFKFB2 gene encoding 6-phosphofructo-2-kinase/fructose-2,6-bisphosphatase 2 isoform X3 — its product is MAEDSASSSEQNDSSYQTKASNLRMSEKKCSWASYMTNSPTLIVMIGLPARGKTYVSKKLTRYLNWIGVPTKVFNLGVYRREAVKSYKSYDFFRHDNEEAMKIRKQCAVVALEDVKAYLTEESGQIAVFDATNTTRERRDMILNFAKENSFKVFFVESVCDDPDVIAANILEVKVSSPDYPERNRENVMEDFLKRIECYKVTYQPLDPDNYDKDLSFIKVINVGQRFLVNRVQDYIQSKIVYYLMNIHVYPRTIYLCRHGESEFNLLGKIGGDSGLSVRGKQFAQALRKFLEEQKIADLKVWTSQLKRTIQTAESLGVTYEQWKILNEIDAGVCEEMTYAEIEKQYPEEFALRDQEKYLYRYPSGESYQDLVQRLEPVIMELERQGNVLVISHQAVMRCLLAYFLDKGADELPYLRCPLHTIFRLTPVAYGCKVETIKVNVEAVNTHRDKPANNFPKNQTPVRMRRNSFTPLSSSNTIRRPRNYSVGSRPLKPLSPLRALDMQEGADQPKTQAQLC
- the PFKFB2 gene encoding 6-phosphofructo-2-kinase/fructose-2,6-bisphosphatase 2 isoform X2 → MAEDSASSSEQNDSSYQTKASNLRMSEKKSWASYMTNSPTLIVMIGLPARGKTYVSKKLTRYLNWIGVPTKVFNLGVYRREAVKSYKSYDFFRHDNEEAMKIRKQCAVVALEDVKAYLTEESGQIAVFDATNTTRERRDMILNFAKENSFKVFFVESVCDDPDVIAANILEVKVSSPDYPERNRENVMEDFLKRIECYKVTYQPLDPDNYDKDLSFIKVINVGQRFLVNRVQDYIQSKIVYYLMNIHVYPRTIYLCRHGESEFNLLGKIGGDSGLSVRGKQFAQALRKFLEEQKIADLKVWTSQLKRTIQTAESLGVTYEQWKILNEIDAGVCEEMTYAEIEKQYPEEFALRDQEKYLYRYPSGESYQDLVQRLEPVIMELERQGNVLVISHQAVMRCLLAYFLDKGADELPYLRCPLHTIFRLTPVAYGCKVETIKVNVEAVNTHRDKPANNFPKNQTPVRMRRNSFTPLSSSNTIRRPRNYSVGSRPLKPLSPLRALDMQEGADQPKTQANTSLAVPRRSSPASLPALS
- the PFKFB2 gene encoding 6-phosphofructo-2-kinase/fructose-2,6-bisphosphatase 2 isoform X1, producing MAEDSASSSEQNDSSYQTKASNLRMSEKKCSWASYMTNSPTLIVMIGLPARGKTYVSKKLTRYLNWIGVPTKVFNLGVYRREAVKSYKSYDFFRHDNEEAMKIRKQCAVVALEDVKAYLTEESGQIAVFDATNTTRERRDMILNFAKENSFKVFFVESVCDDPDVIAANILEVKVSSPDYPERNRENVMEDFLKRIECYKVTYQPLDPDNYDKDLSFIKVINVGQRFLVNRVQDYIQSKIVYYLMNIHVYPRTIYLCRHGESEFNLLGKIGGDSGLSVRGKQFAQALRKFLEEQKIADLKVWTSQLKRTIQTAESLGVTYEQWKILNEIDAGVCEEMTYAEIEKQYPEEFALRDQEKYLYRYPSGESYQDLVQRLEPVIMELERQGNVLVISHQAVMRCLLAYFLDKGADELPYLRCPLHTIFRLTPVAYGCKVETIKVNVEAVNTHRDKPANNFPKNQTPVRMRRNSFTPLSSSNTIRRPRNYSVGSRPLKPLSPLRALDMQEGADQPKTQANTSLAVPRRSSPASLPALS
- the PFKFB2 gene encoding 6-phosphofructo-2-kinase/fructose-2,6-bisphosphatase 2 isoform X4, yielding MAEDSASSSEQNDSSYQTKASNLRMSEKKCSWASYMTNSPTLIVMIGLPARGKTYVSKKLTRYLNWIGVPTKVFNLGVYRREAVKSYKSYDFFRHDNEEAMKIRKQCAVVALEDVKAYLTEESGQIAVFDATNTTRERRDMILNFAKENSFKVFFVESVCDDPDVIAANILEVKVSSPDYPERNRENVMEDFLKRIECYKVTYQPLDPDNYDKDLSFIKVINVGQRFLVNRVQDYIQSKIVYYLMNIHVYPRTIYLCRHGESEFNLLGKIGGDSGLSVRGKQFAQALRKFLEEQKIADLKVWTSQLKRTIQTAESLGVTYEQWKILNEIDAGVCEEMTYAEIEKQYPEEFALRDQEKYLYRYPSGESYQDLVQRLEPVIMELERQGNVLVISHQAVMRCLLAYFLDKGADELPYLRCPLHTIFRLTPVAYGCKVETIKVNVEAVNTHRDKPAANTSLAVPRRSSPASLPALS